A portion of the bacterium genome contains these proteins:
- a CDS encoding enoyl-CoA hydratase/isomerase family protein has product MADFETLDLSTADGVATLRLNRPKALNALDAATLRELGVALDALAGDAAVRAVVVTGAGDKAFCAGADIQAMAAMSGEEGHAYARLGHAVMGRLDELELPVVAAVNGVALGGGCELALACDLVVAGERARLGLPEITLGLIPGFGGTQRLVERIGLARARELIYLGGMVRAEEALRLGLVNRMVPDDRLTEETQGLARELASRAPVAMRQAKRATRAAAEALRAPGLRYEVEAFGVTFASADRVEGLRAFLEKRRPGWTGQ; this is encoded by the coding sequence CCCGAAGGCGCTCAACGCCCTCGACGCGGCGACGCTGAGGGAGCTGGGTGTCGCGCTCGACGCGCTGGCCGGCGATGCGGCGGTGCGGGCCGTCGTCGTCACGGGCGCGGGCGACAAGGCGTTCTGCGCGGGCGCGGACATCCAGGCGATGGCCGCGATGTCGGGCGAGGAGGGCCACGCCTACGCGCGGCTCGGACATGCGGTGATGGGGCGGCTCGACGAGCTCGAGCTCCCGGTCGTGGCGGCGGTGAACGGCGTCGCGCTCGGCGGCGGCTGCGAGCTGGCGCTCGCCTGCGACCTCGTCGTCGCCGGCGAGCGGGCCCGGCTGGGGTTGCCGGAGATCACGCTCGGGCTCATCCCGGGCTTCGGCGGCACCCAGCGGCTGGTCGAGCGGATCGGCTTGGCACGGGCGCGGGAGCTGATCTATCTCGGCGGCATGGTCCGTGCCGAGGAGGCCCTGCGTCTCGGGCTCGTCAATCGCATGGTTCCCGACGATCGGCTCACCGAGGAGACCCAGGGCCTCGCCCGCGAGCTGGCGTCGCGGGCGCCGGTCGCCATGCGCCAGGCGAAGCGCGCCACCCGCGCCGCGGCCGAGGCGTTGCGCGCGCCGGGGCTACGCTACGAGGTCGAGGCGTTCGGGGTCACGTTCGCCAGCGCCGACCGCGTCGAGGGGCTGCGCGCCTTCCTCGAGAAGCGCAGGCCGGGATGGACGGGCCAGTGA